One window of Sphingobium sp. HWE2-09 genomic DNA carries:
- a CDS encoding ACP S-malonyltransferase, giving the protein MTLALLCSGQGRQSRDMLDLLQGQTAVVPILDAGSRLLGQDVRTFLRDAPDADIYANHASQLLCAMQALAVHAALFRDGAPSDTLVAGYSVGEAVGWGVAGIWSVQDTLSLIDARARAMDGAGKTGDGLAYVRGLSRTDMDRLCTAHDADIAIINPALLFIVGGSRYALAVLCAEAMMQGATSAGALPVHVASHTRHLAAAVPTVEAAFHALPAARPSLRMLSATDQTIVRDPARQVDALAAQVARTIDWDATLVALGERGVTQILELGPGSALADMAREALPDVPVRSAADFRAVDGMRHWIMSGA; this is encoded by the coding sequence ATGACGCTGGCCCTGCTCTGCTCGGGCCAGGGGAGGCAGAGCCGCGATATGCTCGACCTGTTGCAGGGGCAGACGGCGGTCGTGCCGATCCTCGACGCCGGATCGCGTCTGTTGGGCCAGGACGTCCGCACGTTCCTGCGCGATGCGCCGGATGCGGATATCTACGCCAATCACGCCAGCCAATTGCTCTGCGCGATGCAAGCGCTGGCGGTTCATGCGGCACTGTTTCGGGACGGTGCGCCGTCCGACACGCTGGTCGCGGGTTATAGCGTGGGCGAGGCCGTCGGCTGGGGCGTGGCGGGCATATGGTCCGTGCAAGACACGCTCAGCCTGATCGATGCACGGGCGCGGGCAATGGATGGAGCGGGCAAAACCGGGGACGGGCTGGCCTATGTGCGGGGATTATCGCGTACCGATATGGATCGGCTGTGCACCGCGCATGATGCCGATATAGCGATCATCAACCCGGCCCTGCTGTTCATCGTCGGCGGCAGTCGGTACGCGCTTGCCGTCTTGTGCGCGGAAGCGATGATGCAGGGTGCGACCAGTGCGGGCGCCCTGCCAGTGCATGTCGCGTCGCACACCAGGCATCTGGCGGCGGCGGTACCGACGGTCGAGGCCGCCTTTCACGCGCTGCCTGCGGCCCGACCGTCGCTCCGCATGTTGAGCGCCACCGACCAGACGATCGTGCGCGATCCGGCCAGACAGGTCGATGCCCTGGCAGCGCAGGTCGCCCGCACCATCGACTGGGACGCGACGCTGGTGGCGTTGGGCGAACGGGGCGTCACGCAAATATTGGAACTGGGGCCAGGGTCGGCATTGGCCGATATGGCGCGGGAAGCGTTGCCCGATGTCCCGGTGCGGAGCGCGGCGGATTTCCGCGCTGTCGATGGGATGCGGCACTGGATAATGTCCGGCGCATAA